One window of the Triticum dicoccoides isolate Atlit2015 ecotype Zavitan chromosome 3B, WEW_v2.0, whole genome shotgun sequence genome contains the following:
- the LOC119280189 gene encoding alkane hydroxylase MAH1-like: protein MVPVSFLELSLSLVFLVVLYYLHLRSRRKNPAIPLDWPLVRMLPSLLGSLPRLHDWATSLLSVSDLNFRIIGPLHSGMQLFLTSDPANVRHVFTSNFPNYPKGPDFAEIMDILGGGIFNADGDSWRHQRAKAQLLMSGPWFRAFVSQCSRRKVESDLLPLLAHVAAAGTGECDLMDVFLRLTFDMTTTLVFGVDPGCLAIGFPEVRFARAIDDAMDVLLIRNVLPLSWWKLVRWLGVGYERKMAVAQREIDRFIGDTIAKRREAVKARGGNEDSDTTDLLSSYIDDDDAGMTVDVFLRDTTMNLMLAGRDTTGSALSWFFYLLTKNPHVESKILEELDTIKATTTTVDGNGMATYDPDELSRLVYLHAALCEALRLYPPVPFEHKGVVAAETLPSGHEVRPGDKIIVSLYAMGRMEAVWGEDCRDFRPERWICEDGKPRYMPSYKFVSFNTGPRTCLGKDMAFVQLKVVAATVVRNFLVEAVPGHVVEPNVSIILHMKNGFKAKIKRRQVMNN from the exons ATGGTTCCCGTCTCCTTCCTCGAGCTTTCACTCTCCTTGGTCTTCCTCGTCGTCCTCTACTACCTCCACCTGAGGTCCAGGCGCAAGAACCCAGCGATCCCGCTGGACTGGCCGCTGGTGCGCATGCTGCCGTCTCTCCTCGGCAGTCTCCCGCGCCTCCACGACTGGGCCACCTCCCTCCTCAGCGTCAGCGATCTCAACTTCCGCATCATCGGCCCGCTGCACTCGGGGATGCAGCTCTTCTTAACCTCCGATCCTGCCAACGTCCGCCACGTCTTCACCTCCAACTTCCCCAACTACCCCAAGGGCCCCGACTTCGCCGAGATCATGGACATCCTCGGCGGTGGCATCTTCAACGCCGACGGCGACTCCTGGCGCCACCAGCGCGCTAAGGCGCAGCTGCTCATGTCCGGACCCTGGTTCCGGGCCTTTGTGTCCCAGTGCAGCCGCCGCAAGGTGGAGAGTGACCTACTCCCGCTGCTCGcccacgtcgccgccgccggcaccggcgAGTGTGACCTCATGGACGTGTTCCTCAGGCTGACATTCGACATGACGACCACGCTGGTGTTCGGCGTCGACCCGGGCTGCCTGGCCATTGGCTTCCCGGAGGTGCGGTTTGCGCGTGCTATAGACGACGCCATGGACGTACTCCTCATCCGCAATGTACTCCCGCTGTCGTGGTGGAAGCTGGTACGGTGGCTCGGGGTAGGGTACGAGAGGAAGATGGCGGTGGCGCAGCGCGAGATCGACCGGTTCATTGGCGACACGATCGCCAagag gcgTGAGGCGGTTAAAGCTAGAGGCGGAAACGAGGACTCGGACACGACGGACCTGCTCTCCTCCTACATCGACGACGATGATGCTGGCATGACTGTGGACGTCTTCCTCCGCGACACGACCATGAACCTTATGCTCGCTGGCCGTGACACGACTGGCTCGGCGCTGTCCTGGTTCTTCTATCTCCTCACCAAGAACCCGCACGTGGAGTCCAAGATCTTGGAAGAGCTCGACACCATcaaggccaccaccaccaccgtggaCGGCAATGGCATGGCAACCTACGACCCGGATGAGCTGAGCCGGCTCGTGTACCTGCATGCCGCCCTGTGCGAGGCTCTCCGGCTATACCCTCCGGTGCCGTTCGAGCACAagggcgtggtggcggcggagacGCTGCCGAGCGGACACGAGGTGCGGCCGGGGGACAAGATCATCGTGTCGCTGTACGCGATGGGGAGAATGGAGGCCGTGTGGGGCGAGGACTGCCGGGACTTCCGGCCGGAACGGTGGATCTGCGAGGACGGCAAGCCGCGGTACATGCCGTCGTACAAGTTCGTGTCCTTCAACACCGGGCCACGGACCTGCCTCGGCAAGGACATGGCGTTCGTGCAACTCAAGGTGGTGGCGGCCACCGTGGTGCGGAACTTCTTGGTGGAGGCCGTGCCGGGGCATGTCGTCGAGCCCAACGTCTCCATCATTCTCCACATGAAGAACGGCTTCAAGGCCAAGATCAAGAGGAGGCAGGTGATGAACAATTGA